ATCCTCTTGTAGAACTCGATGTCCTCGGTGAAATCCTCATGCCAGATATCATAATACTTTGCGAAGAGCTCATACTGGTCGGCCGCGTCCTCAATGCTTGTAACCGATCTTCCTGAGGAACTCGCGCCTTTCCCTGATGTCATCATCTGTCTCCACCCCCTTGGGCGATTCGCCGTCGATCACTCCGACTATCCCCCGTCCCTTTTCGTTCGCGGCCACGAGCACAACTAGCTCGTTGGCCGTGGCACAGAAGATGCTGCAGACCTCTGGTACGTCCTTGATCGCCCTCAGCACGTTCACTGGGTAACAGTTGCGCATCACCACGATGAACGAATGCCCTGCACCTATCCTCATGGCGTTCTTGGCAGCGCACGACCGCAGCTCAGGGTCATTGCCCTCCACCCTGACCAATCTTGGACCAGAGGCCTCGCAGAACGCGATCCCGAACTTTGCGCTAGGGACGGCGTTCACCATCGCCTCATAGAGGTCTTCCGCCGTCTTGATGAAGTGCGACTGCCCAATGACGATGTTCACGTCCGCAGGTTTGTCGATCCTGACCTGTTCCATCCTCTTCCCTCGGAGGGAATTAAGGCACTTGCCCGTATTTTATCTTTCGAGGAACACTTGAAATATCCCGGCCTGGGATATGAGCGCGATGATCAGGGTCGGACAGGCAGGCCATCCTCCCGGCGCCTCAGACCTGGTTGATGCGGTCGAGAGGACCAGGGCCCTCGGGCTCGACGCGATGGAGGTCCAGTTCGTCCGAAATGTCAGCATCCAAGAGGCCGTGGCGCACGAGGCCGGAAGGAGGGCGAGAGAATTGGGGGTCGTCCTGAGCGCCCACGCACCATACTATATCAGCCTGAACTCGATGAACGAAGAGACCGTGGCGAAGAGCAGGGATTGGGTGATGAGGACGGCCAGGGCCGCGAAGATGATGGGGGCCTGGATAATAGTCGTGCACGCGGCATCCTATTCAGGGACAAGCAGCGAGAAGGCAACAAAGAAGGTCATCGAAGGGATCTCGCTCTGCAGGAGGATATTGGACCTTGAGAACAACGATGTGGTCATCGGGCTTGAGACGATGGGAAAGAAAGGGCAATGGGGCACCATCGCCGAGATCCAGCAGGTGATGTCACACGTCCACGGCGTCCAGCCAGTGATAGATTTTGCACATCTCCATGCGAGGGGAGGCGGGTCCATCAAGGGGAGGGAAGGGTTCGAGTCGGTGCTCGCCGAGCACGATGCCCTTCCTGTCAAAAGGACACATTGCCACTTCAGCGGCATCGAGTACACCGGGGCGGGAGAGAAGAACCATTCGGGCCTCGACTCAGGCTCACCAGACTATGAACCGCTGGCGGAGCTGTTGGCCAGAAGCGAGAGGCACATCACTTTGATCAGCGAGACCCCCTCGCCCATCGATGGCGCCTTGAAAATGAAGGCGATGCTGGAACGTTGTTCGGGAGCGACAAGGACCGACAGGAATAAGGCCATCCATTACATTACACCCGTCGACTAGTCGACCGGTGATATATTGGCCGCCGAAGAAAAGGACGAGGACCAGCAGAACGAGGAGTTCGAGTTCGATTGCCCAGAGTGCGGCACCCATATTTCTGGGGGGCAGATGAGATGCCCCAAGTGCGGGACGGAGTTCGTTTTTGAAGAGGTCGAGGGGATCGAATGCCAATATTGTGGTAATGTCATCCCAGGGGACAGCGAGGTCTGTCCCAAGTGCGAGAGGCCGCTCAAGGAGAAGGCATCCAGCGTCGAACCGTCACCAGGACCAAGGACCGAGGCTGGACAACATCCAGCATCCGATGAGGAGGAGCTGAAAAGGCAGTTCCCTGTATATGTGTCCGAGGTAAAGCCCTTGATGGAACTAGCGAAGGAACACGCCATCGACATCACGGAGTGCAGGGTCCTGATAGACAAGGCCGTGAAGGCCGGCAAGAACAAGGAGCTGGCCATTGCCGTCGCTAGCGTTAAGGAGTGCCATTCGCTCATCAGGCGGAAGATAGAGGACCGGATCGCTGCGGACATCGAGTACCTCGAGAAGCTGGTACAGATAGCCAAGGGCATGGGGACAGACCCTTCGGACATCGACGCCTCATCGAGAAAGGCAAGAGAACTTCTTGCAAAGAGGGATTACGAGGGCGCTCTCCGAGAGGCGAAGAACGGCAGGAAGATATCGGAGAAGGTCACGGGCAAGTACGTCGAGGCAAGGGAGCTCTATGACCAGTTGGAGGCCACCATCCTCAACTCCGAGCGCTTCTACGTCGACACGAGGGAAGCCCGCCGTATGCTGAAGGAGGCCCAGGACGCTGAAGAGCATGGGGACTGGGCTATGATGGGGATCCTCGCCAGGAAAGGTAAGGAGGAGCTTATCAGGGTGCTCCCCGATGTCACGAACGCGGAGATAAAGCGGGCCAAGGCGCAGCTCTTGGAGGCCAAGGCCGAGGGTAAGGATGTCAGCATCTTGGTCAAGGTGCTCAAGGAAGCAGGCCTTGCAGTTAAAAAGGAAAGATATGACAAGGCGCTGGAGCATCTGATCGAGTTCAAGAGCGAGCTGAAAAGGATATGAAACGGATCAAGCGGACCTGATGACGTTCATCTCCCTCTCGATGATGGACCGCTCCTGATTGTTCAGGCTCGCCGGGTCCACCGACATCAAGAACATCGCCTTCTTTTCCGACATCTTGTCAACAAGGCTCCTTATGAACCGGACCGCCCCTTCGAAATTATTGCTGCTGACAAGGTACTGAAGGTCATCGATGAGGACAACGCACCTATCGTTCTTTGATAAGAACTCCTCCACAACCACCATGATCTTTTCGAGGGATGGAGAGATCGTCTCTTCGCTCTTGGTCTCGTGGTCCGTCAACCAGTATATCTGAGCCTCACCCTTTCCTATCCGGGACCGCAGACCTCGAGGGTTGGCCCGTGTGATACCCAGACCGGTCATGCCATCTTCCACCAGGTAGGCGAATATCCCATGGGAGTAGTCCCTGCTCGCCTCTTCCACCAGGTAGCTCTCCCCCTCCGTCAGCTCGACATCTATCCTCAGCTCTTTCTTGGGGGAGGCCTTTTCCTTGATGTTCCTCAGATGGAATTCCAATATCGCGGCCGCCATCTGGTCGGCATCATCGACCTGTGCCACGGGGGCTTTTTGCGCCTTCCCATCGACGACCTTATGATGAAGGATATTCTCAAGAGGTCGGTCGTAGTCCTTGCTCACGTCCCTGCCCTTCAGTACCTTCTCCAGCTCTTTTATCTCCCCGACCTTGTGCAGCTCGATCTCTGCGTTTGAGTAGAGGGAATCGCCGCAGACGAACTCCATGGCCCTCTCACCACGATAGATGATCTCCACAGACTCGTTGCCAGATGGTCTGAACGAGTATATAGCATATATCGGCCTGCCCGCTTCAAAGATGATGATGCCGCTGGAATCATGCCCTTCAAGCGCCAGGGACGACTGGAGATATCCTGTCAAAGGCATCTTCTTGACCTTTTCCATCACCATGCGGAAGGACTCCTGCCCGCCCTTCCTCACTTCTATCATCTCCCCCGGGGGGACCGATATCTCAGCTAGCGCACCGACCAACACGAAGTATGATTGGGCATCTGAGGATATTATCTTTTGTCTCTTATTGAAATGGTCCTAGAATGGCCTCGAGGACGAAAGGATTAAATCGGCGGAGCTGATGAAGGCAACCCTAGGCCACTGTAGCTCAGCGGCAGTCAATCCGAAGTTGACCGTTATAGAGCGACAGTTTCGTAAACTGTAGGCCGGGGGTTCGATCCCCTCCAGTGGCTCCATTTTTTCCTCGTCTTCAGGCGTCAGCGCATTGGATGCCACAGGGCAAGTGAATTTTGTGGGACCGACCATCTTGACGATCATTGCCTTAAGAGAGCATCGAAAGGGCCCATACTAAACGCTCTCTTGTCCTTGTGGTCCGTTCATCTTGGACCACGTCTCCCCCGGGGCCGAGCTGCAAATGGTGAAAGGTGCGAGGGCACCACGATCGTCAGTGATGAGATCACAGGGCCGAGGACATCCATAGGCCTCTCAGGACCATCATCTCTTCTTTAGATGCTCTTTCACGATCTTGATCGCGCATACATCGCCGCACATCGAGCAGCCCTGAGCGTCGCCCTGATGCCCTCTGGCCCGATATCTGCGCGCCTTCTCAGGGTCCAATGCCTCCCGGAACATGCCCTCCCAATCGAGATCCTTCCTTGCCCGGGCCATCCGGTCGTCGCGGTCCCTACCCCTCCCCAGCGCGACGTCGGCGGCATGTGCCGCGATGCGCGAGGCCATCAGACCCTCCAACATGTCCTTTTCATCTGGCAGGCACAGGTGCTCAGCGGGGGTCACATAACAAAGGAAGTCGGCCCCATACAGCGCCGCCATCGCGCCACCGATCGCCCCGACTATGTGGTCATAACCTGGAGCTATGTCGGTCACCAAGGGCCCGAGCACATAGAACGGCGCGCCATCGCATATGGTCTTCTCGATCCTCATGTTCGCCTCGATCTGGTCCATAGGCACGTGTCCTGGCCCCTCGACCATCGTCTGCACATTCTTCCTCCTCGCCCGCTTCACACACTCCCCGAGGGTTATAAGTTCCTGTATCTGGGCCCTGTCAGAGGCATCATGGATGCACCCTGGCCTCAGACCATCACCTAGGCTGAGCGTGATATCATACCTCTCTGCCATCTCCAGAAGGTAATCATAGTTGGCATAGAGCGGGTTCTCTTTCTCGTTGTGTATGATCCAGGCGACCAGGAAAGAACCCCCTCTTGAAACGACATCGGTGATCCTGTCAGAGGACCGGAGCCGTTCGACGCTCTCCTTGGTGATGCCGCAATGAACGGTCATGAAGTCCACGCCGTCCTTGGCGTGCCTTTCTATCCCGTTGAAGATATCGTCCTCGGTCATGTCGACCACGGCGCTCTCCCTGGCGGCCTTGAGCCCAGCTTGATAGACCGGCACGCTTCCAAGGGGGAGCTTGACCTCCTTGATCATGCGTCTGCGTATCGCATCGATGTCCCCGCCCGTGCTCAGGTCCATTATCGCGTCCGCACCATGCTCTGCCGCGAGATGGGCCTTCCTTATCTCCTGTTCGACATCAACCAGGTCTTTTGAGGTACCGATGTTCACATTCACCTTGACCCTCAGTCCTTCCCCT
This genomic window from Methanomassiliicoccales archaeon contains:
- a CDS encoding adenosine-specific kinase, whose protein sequence is MEQVRIDKPADVNIVIGQSHFIKTAEDLYEAMVNAVPSAKFGIAFCEASGPRLVRVEGNDPELRSCAAKNAMRIGAGHSFIVVMRNCYPVNVLRAIKDVPEVCSIFCATANELVVLVAANEKGRGIVGVIDGESPKGVETDDDIRERREFLRKIGYKH
- a CDS encoding TIM barrel protein — protein: MSAMIRVGQAGHPPGASDLVDAVERTRALGLDAMEVQFVRNVSIQEAVAHEAGRRARELGVVLSAHAPYYISLNSMNEETVAKSRDWVMRTARAAKMMGAWIIVVHAASYSGTSSEKATKKVIEGISLCRRILDLENNDVVIGLETMGKKGQWGTIAEIQQVMSHVHGVQPVIDFAHLHARGGGSIKGREGFESVLAEHDALPVKRTHCHFSGIEYTGAGEKNHSGLDSGSPDYEPLAELLARSERHITLISETPSPIDGALKMKAMLERCSGATRTDRNKAIHYITPVD
- a CDS encoding DUF835 domain-containing protein; amino-acid sequence: MLVGALAEISVPPGEMIEVRKGGQESFRMVMEKVKKMPLTGYLQSSLALEGHDSSGIIIFEAGRPIYAIYSFRPSGNESVEIIYRGERAMEFVCGDSLYSNAEIELHKVGEIKELEKVLKGRDVSKDYDRPLENILHHKVVDGKAQKAPVAQVDDADQMAAAILEFHLRNIKEKASPKKELRIDVELTEGESYLVEEASRDYSHGIFAYLVEDGMTGLGITRANPRGLRSRIGKGEAQIYWLTDHETKSEETISPSLEKIMVVVEEFLSKNDRCVVLIDDLQYLVSSNNFEGAVRFIRSLVDKMSEKKAMFLMSVDPASLNNQERSIIEREMNVIRSA
- the thiC gene encoding phosphomethylpyrimidine synthase ThiC, whose protein sequence is MTLMRRAKGSVTEEIRTVAQMEGVDPEVLRRRVAGGRVVIPNNPLHDIELRGIGEGLRVKVNVNIGTSKDLVDVEQEIRKAHLAAEHGADAIMDLSTGGDIDAIRRRMIKEVKLPLGSVPVYQAGLKAARESAVVDMTEDDIFNGIERHAKDGVDFMTVHCGITKESVERLRSSDRITDVVSRGGSFLVAWIIHNEKENPLYANYDYLLEMAERYDITLSLGDGLRPGCIHDASDRAQIQELITLGECVKRARRKNVQTMVEGPGHVPMDQIEANMRIEKTICDGAPFYVLGPLVTDIAPGYDHIVGAIGGAMAALYGADFLCYVTPAEHLCLPDEKDMLEGLMASRIAAHAADVALGRGRDRDDRMARARKDLDWEGMFREALDPEKARRYRARGHQGDAQGCSMCGDVCAIKIVKEHLKKR